TATATACCAATTATCAGCCATAGAATCTATGTATAGAGTTTTAATTTCTTGTGCATTTCCATTTATAATTTCATATATTTTCAAAACAGGCTTTGAATTTTCCCACAAATTTTCTCCATATCTATACTCAAATTCCTTAATTGTAATAGGTGAAACATTAAAATAGCAAAAAACATTATAAGCATTTTGAACAAGCAGAACTAATTTTGTCTCATAATTTCCTAGCATTAACTCACCTCTTTGTCATTACATAAATTTATAACAATCCCTTTTGTGTGAAAATATCAACGTCTATTCTATTATTCAATTCCTCTTTTGTTAAATTTATTATAACTTAAAACTATAAACATGTCACGCATAAATTACCAATTCCTCCTTAAGCTTATATTTTAATTATATATACTGCTATTACATAATATTATTGCCATAACTAAACGTTAATTTTCACACTTTACACAAATCTAGTATATTACCTTAGGTAGAAAAATATAAATAAATATAAAGTTTTTATAGAATTATTTTAATTTTAGAGAAGCTGTATGAAAATTAATTTAAAAAATATCAAAATCAAGGAAGATACTTTTAATAAACTAATTTAATAAACCATTCAGTCTCTCTATATAAGGAGGTACATAAGACTTGAAAATATCAAAATTCCAAAAAATTATTTTCATTCTCACCCTTATTTTAATTATAGAAGTAATATTAATAATTAAATTTTACAAGCTAAACCCTACTGGTTCTACAATTTCTGGATATAGTCCTAATAAAAAAATGCTTATAGTAGTAGATGTGGTTAGCAGCAAACTATGTGTATTTCAGAACGATACTCTCATGAAAACCTATACTATTTCTGGCGGAAAATCTAGTACTCCATCACCTATTGGTACATGGACAATTGTTGGAAAGGATACTTGGGGTGAAGGTTTTGGAGGTAGATGGATGGGATTTAATGTTCCTTGGGGAAAATACGGAATACATGGTACAATATATCCGGAACTTATAGGTTCTAATTCATCGCACGGATGTATAAGAATGAGAAATTCAGATGTAGCAGAGCTTTATAAAATAATTCCTGTAGGCACAAAAGTAATCGTTCAAGGTGGTCCTTATGGAAATTTCGGCTCCTACTTAAGAAATATACGTCCTGGCATGCGGGGATCTGATGTTTATGAAATCCAAAAAATTTTAAAAGAAAAGGGCTATTATAATGGTAATCCTGACGGAATTTATGGGGAAGGCATGAAATACTTCATACATAAATTTCAAAAGGATAATAATTTATATGTTTCTGATATTATAGATAAAAAGTTCTACAAAAAATTAGGTGTTGAATTAGTTGAATAAGCTATTATAGCTGTTGACATTTAAGATTACATTTTTTATAATCAACTTAAACGTAGCAGAGTAGATATTGTGCGTCAAGTGTTAGAGGATGGGAAGTTGTCTCTAAACGAAAAGCTTAGTCTTGCGGTACAATATCGCTTCCGCTGTTACATTAAAGGGATTTTGGAAATACTTTTACTTCTTCCACTCTTTAATGTGGCAATCATTAAGGAGAGAGGAGGTTTTTTTGTTTTTTGAAAAAAAGCTGCGTAATACTTAAAGATTGGGGTAATAAATATGAACAAAACAAATACAAAATTCCTTGTAACAACAGCATTATTTATAGCTATATCTATTATAATAAAAACCTTTGGAATTTCTATAACCGGAGGTGGAATTGTAATAATGAAAATAAATTTCAGTGCTGTTTTCTACATACTTCCTGGTATACTTTTCGGACCACTTTATGGAGCTATAGCTGGTGGTTCCTGTGATTTACTAGGCTTTCTTATAAATCCTACTGGTTCCTACATACCAATTTTCACTCTTACAAATATTCTAGCTGGCTTTCTTCCTGCTGTTTTATGGAAAAAAGTAAAGTTGACCTCAACAAGTAAGTTGAAGAAATTATATATTTCGTTTTTTGTTTCTCTTCTTATTTTAGGTATAATCTTTAATTTTATACTTAAGATCAATATATTAAATAGTTTATTTAAACCTAGTAATACTTTTAGCAATACCACTGTTAATATTATATATGCTAGTCTTATAGGAATACTTGTATTTATAATTAATTCAATTATAGAAAAGACTTTAAAAAAGACCTATGGATATTTATTGAAGGACTTTTTCAAAATATTCATTTCCGTTGGTTTTTCTGGAATAATTGTATCAACATTAAATACTATTTTTATGCTTATATTCACTCCAGCTCTTCTTAAAAATGGTTTTGCCATCTTATGGTTTCCACGGATTGTACAAACTATAATAATGACAATGATAAATTCTTATATATTATCTTTTTTAATTTATTTATATAGTTTTGTGGATAAAAAATCCTTAAGCAGAGCTTAAAATTCTACATCACATATAATTTAATAAAATACTAGCATTGTGACTTATCGATTATTCTTATATAAGACTTTTTACCTTTAAATCTTCTATAAGTCATAATGTTTTAGTATTTTCCCATTATACCTATACTTAATTTATTAAATCTTTTATATTTAATTTTCAGCAATTCACTTTTTCTTTTTTATGCGAGTTTTGCTGTTACTTGGTATATTTTGCGTTTTGTTGTAAAAAAACATTTTTTATTCCCGATAATATTATTGTATATTTTTTTCAATAAATTTATTTATATACAATGACATTTGGAGGGTTTAAAATGAGAATGAGAAAAAAATCAATAATATGTATGCTTTTAATCAGCATAGTTCCTTTACTTGTAGTTTCTATATTTTCAAATCTATATTTCCAAAAAACTCTGACTAAAGAAATAACAGATAAAAATTTAAATTTAGTTTCTCAGACTAAATTTAAGGTAGAATCTTTTATAAGCGAACCTATTTCCCTTATAAAAACTTTATCTAGTTATCCTGTAATAACTTCATTCAACACATCTGATTCCAAAGCAATTTTAGTTAATGCCCAAAATAATGAAAAAAGTAGTTCAGGAGTGCAGATTGTTCTAGATGATGCTTCTGGTAATCAAATTGTACGTGGAGATGCTAATAGCCTTGTTAATATATCTAAACGTAGTTATTTTAAAGATGCTATTAATGGTGTTAACGAGAGTAAACAAATAGTACTTGGTAAAAACACAAATATTTTAACCTTAAACGTTGGTATACCAATAAAAGATTCTAATGGTTCAATTAAAGGAATTATACAAGGTGGTATACCACTAAAAAAAATAAGTGATTATGTTAAAAGTTTATCTAATAATGGTTCAACTGTTTATATAGTAGATAATGATGGTTTAATAGTTGCTCATCCAAACAATAATTTAGTAGTTTCTAGGAAAAACTTAAGTAGCCTAAATTATATAAAAGCTGCACTTTCTAGTAAAAAAGATGGTACGTATACCTATAATGATAGTAAAAAAGGTAAAATGCTTGTAAGTACTACTTATGATTCTCATACAGGATGGGTTATTTGTAATGAGATTCCTTATTCTGTTGCTATGAAAAGTATAACAACTTTAAATACTTTCATGTTAATATTTTGCATTTTGATTTGTATTATTATCATTGCTATAGGTATTATTATTTCTAACAAATTAACTAACCCAATAATAAAGCTACAAAATTTATCAGAACGTATTGCAAAGGGAGATTTATCTGTAGATGATTATGAAATAAAAACAAAAGATGAATTTGCAAACCTAGCACATTCCTTCTCTACTATGTCACAAAATTTAAAGTCACTTATACTTCACATTAAAGAGAGTTATTCCAATCTTGAAAATGTGTCTAACGAAATGTTAAAAAGTTGTAGTGAATCAGCCTCAGCTTTTTCAGACATATCTCAAAATATTGTCAATGTAGCTGATGATTCTAATATATCTGTTAATAAATTAAACGAAGCTAATAATAGTGTTTTAGAATTAATGAATGTATTTTCTGATGTTATTTCTAATGTAGATGATATAATTTCTAAAGTAAAACAAACCTCCTCAGTATCATTAAAAGGAAAAACAGACATAAATAAAATAACTGAGCAAATGACTAATATAGACAATAGAGTTAATTCCTTATCAGATTCTATTGCCAAATTAAAAAAGCATTGTGATAACATACATGAATATAGTAAAGTTATTTCAGATATAGCTGAGGAAACAAACTTACTTTCACTAAATGCGAATATCGAAGCTGCCCGCGCTGGCGAAAATGGAAAAGGCTTCAGTGTAGTAGCTGATAAAATAAGAAGTCTTGCAGATGAATCAGGTAAAGCCGCTAGCGAAATAGGTGATTTGATAAATGAGATGAATGATGATTCAATAAAAGCTATGGAATCAATGAATATTGGAAAAACTGAAGTTAACACAGGTAAGGTTATTGTAAAAAATACTACTTTGACATTTAATGAAATAGAAAGTTCAATCAATTCTATTTTATCGAGAGCATCCAAGGTAACTTCTTCAATGGAAATTGTAAAAGCTTCAAGTGAAAATGCCACTTCTAATATGAATTCTATAAAAAATATAACTTTAAATAATTCTAGTAAAATACAAAATATAGCTGCCTCCTCTGAGGAACAATCAGCGTTTTCTGATGAAATTAAAAATCAAGCCTCAAAACTTCAAGAAGTATCTAATAAACTACATGATAACATATCCATATTTAAGATATGATAAGAGTTGGGATAAAACCCAGTTCTTATTAATTAAACCATTCTTTTATTACCTCTTTGCTCTCCTTTGATGGATAATAATTTTTTATTCCCTCTGTATTACCAATAGCAAAAACAGAGAAGCCTAAAAACCAACTTTGAGTAAATACCATTTTATACGCCTTAAAACATCTTGCTTGTTCATTACCATCTTCTATATTGGATGGTTCCGGGTTCCAGGGCTCTTTGGATGCAAAATCTCTTCTTGGGAATCCTAATTCTCCAAAAAATATAGGTTTATTCCACTTTTCATGTAATTCATTTAATTCATCAACAATTCTTTGCCCTCTTCCATTTATCGTTGTTGCGTATAAACTATTTTTTATGTAATCTACATTGTTAACAGCATTTGGGGTAATCTCAAAATATGCTGCTACTGATATATAATCTACCTTAGAAAAAATCTTATTATTTAATTTATCATTAAACTTTTTTTTCGATTCTTTATCCCAAGTTGCAGTATACCACCAATTAGTTTTATATGTAATTAAACCTTTATATCTTGAACGGGAAAAATCTATTATATCACACCACTTATCACTATAATTCTCTAAATTCACAAAATTTGAAGCAATACATAAAGCATCCACTCTTTTGGGTACTGCTACCTCATCTATAATTTTGCCTACAACTTGATTTTTCCAAACATAGAAGAACTTATTTATATCTTTAGGCTGCATTTTTGTTTCATAATCTTGTCCTTTATTTATCCAAGGGTAGGGTTCTAATATAACATTTATATTCCTCTTATTTAATTTATCTATAATAATTTTAGCCTTTTCAATACTTTTTTTATTTACCGATATGGAATTAGCACTTAAATCTGATATATCAACCTCGATTGGAACATTTACAGTATTTAATTTCATACTGTCTACATCTTTGAGTGTTTGATCAACTGTATAATCTACAGATAAGTTTCCTGACTTTATTTTTGTCTTAAAGAATGAATTAAGAGTTTTTCCATGAATTATATTTAATACCTTTGATTCATAAGCTCTAAATAATTCAGAATTTTTATTACTCAATATTGCTCCCACTATTATTACAACAAGTACTCCTGCTAGTAATTTTATTCCAGCTTTTTTCTTAAACAATTATTTTCTACCTCACAATCAGTTATAGCCTTCTTAATTCTTCAATTTTGTAATTATATTCTCCTTTAAGAATAACACTAATTACATTCAGTATTTTATTTTTATCCTCTGGTAAAGTTCCACCCACATCAGCATAATTAGAAGCATGATTACTCCTAAAAATACATTTTCCTTTTACATCTATGTTTTCAATTAGCTTTTTCATTTCAAGCATATTTTCTTCGGGTTTTAAAATTTGAAATTTTCCTTCCCTTATTTTTTCTTCTAACTCTGTTTTTCTTTGAATCATAAGTGTTAAAATCCCTACATAATCAGGATTTATTGAATTTATAACTTTTGCAGATTCTATTGCATTTTCGTTTATGTCATTTCGACCACCTATACCGGATATGAGAGTTACGGATAATTTGATACCACTTTTTTTAATCTTCTGACCCGCTTCTACTATATTATTTGAAGTAACTCCTTTATGTATTTCTCTAAGCACTTTATCACTGCCACTTTCTATTCCCATATAAATCATACCAATTCCAACTTTTTTTAATTCTAATAAATCTTCATATTTCTTATTTAAAACATCTCTAGGAGCTGCATACATTCCAACTCTTTTGCACTCCGGGAATAGTTCTTTTATCTTTAATAATATTTCTTTTAAAATCTTTGTCTCAACTACAAGCGCATCACCATCTGCTAAAAATATTCTGTTGACTCTAGAATATACCTTTCTCATTTCATATAAATCCTCAAATATTTCCTTTATGCTTCTTATCCTGAATTGTTTTCCTTTATACATACTACAAAAACTGCACTTATTATGAAAACATCCTATGGTAACTTGTATTATTAAACTATAAGCCTCACTAGGAGGTCTATAGACAATTCCTTCATACTGCATTTGCTTCCTTCCCTTCTATATAAAACCCAAATTATTCAAAGCATTATATATTCCATCCTTATCAGCGCTATCTGTTACCATATCTGCTTCTTTTTTCACTTCCTCTACTGCATTACCCATAGCTATACCTAGGTCTACCTTCTTAAGCATAGTAACATCATTTTTTCCATCACCAAAAGCTACAGTATCTTTCATATCTCTTTTAATATATTTAACAAGATATTCTATACCCTTAGCTTTATCCCAATCTTTAAATGATACATCAGCCGATAAATGTGGTTCGTGAGTATTAAATATCAATTTATCCTGAAAATATTCAACACATTTTCTCAAGTGTTCTCTGTTTTTAAAAAACACATCTATATTATTCGCCTTAATTTCCTTAAGGTTCCAGTTTTCTAAAATATACGGTTCTTCATTTTTATAAAATCTATTCATTTGACAAACTGTAGCTTTATCCATATTATATGCGTAACCATTATATGCACCACTAAAACTTACACCCATGTCTAATTTCAAAAACTCTTCTTTCAAAAATTCTATTGTCTCTACATCAATAAGTCTATTGTAAATACATCTATTTTTATACACAATGAATGTACCATTGCAGCCAATATATCCATCAATCATTCCCTTAAATTCTTGAATTATAAATTTGGCTGGTCTTCCACTACAAATAAATACTTCATGTTTATTTTCCCTAAGCCTATTTAGTGCCTCTTTAGTGCTATCGAGCACTATATATTCATTATTGCTGTGAACTATCAAAGTACCATCAATATCGAAGAAAAATATTCTTTTATTCATTAAAAGCCTCCTATAATTTTATGACTATATCTTTTACAATAGATTTATTACTTATATTATATCCTTTTTAAGAACTTCATGTAGTACATAATTATATATAATAAATTATTACTTTACAATCCTCATAAAAATATTATAAAATTTATTAAAAGGCAGGTGTTTATATTGAACAATATAGGACTTATATTAGAAGGTGGCGGCATGCGTGGAGTATATACTGCCGGTGTTCTTGATTACTTTATGGACAAAAACTTATATTTCCCTTACGTTAGCGGTGTATCCATGGGCGCTTGTAACGCAGCTTCCTATATATCTAAACAAAGAGGAAGAACAAAATCTGTTACTGTAGACTTAGCTAATGATTCAAGATATATAAGCGTTAAAAACATCATTAAATACAAATCTATATTTGGTATGGATTTTATATTTGATGAAGTACCAAATAAACTAGTTCCTTTTGATTTTAACACTTTTTCAACCTCTTCACAAAAACTTGTTATAGGTGCTACAGATTGCTTTACTGGAAAAGAAGTTTACTTTACTAATTCTTCTTCTAATGAAATTTTAAACATAATAAGAGCTTCAAGTAGTTTACCTTTCATTTCTAACCCAGTAAAAATAAATAATTATATCCTTATGGATGGAGGTATAGCTGATCCCATACCTGTGAAAAAATCTATAAGTGACGGAAATACTAAAAATGTTCTCATACTCACAAGAGAACCTAAATACATAAAAAAACCTTTTAACCATAATTGGATACTTTCAAAAAAATATTCAAATTTTAAAGGGCTTTGCTCATCAATTTTAAACAGACATAGACTATACAATGAAACCTTAGATTATATTAACGATTTAGAAAAACAAGGCAAAGTTTTCATTATACGCCCTAGCTTGCCTCCAAATGTAAAACGCATTGAAAAGAACAAATCTAGATTAAACAATCTGTACCTTCAAGGCTATAAAGATGCAGAAAAAAATTACACTAGCTTACTAAATTTTTTAAATTCATAGTCCTTTAAGATGTTGTAAACAACTTTTACAACATCTTATTTTTTTATAAATTCTTTTAAAATTTCAGTATTGCCATTCCCAATAATTTAAATGCGCTTTGAATATAAATTTCAATTAAGGTTAAAATAATCCAATGTAGTTATAATCTTTTTAAAGGAGGCTTACTTATGAAAATAGGTTTTCCAAAAGGTCTTTTATATTGCGATTACTCCCCTTTCTTCAGTACTTTTTTTACCGAATTGGGATGTTCTGTTGTAAGTTCACCGGATACAAATAAGACTATTTTAGATTTAGGTGTTAAGCATTGTATTGATGAAGCTTGCCTTCCAATAAAGATATTTCATGGTCATGTAGCATATTTAAAAGATCAATGTGATTACATATTTATCCCCAGATTTATGTCAATTAGCACTAATGAATCAATATGCCCAAAATTCTGTGGACTTCCTGAAATGATTGAAAACAATATAAAAGATTTACCCAAAATTATATCCTATCCAATCTATATGGATAATGAAAAAAACTTTATGAAATTTATAAAAAAGTGTGGTCACCACTTTACAATGAATAGTTTTAAAATTCAAAAAGCTTATTTAAAAGCTAAAAATGCTCAAGAGGATTTTATTTCTAAAAAGACTACTCATAAAATACATAATATAAAGGTAGCCTTAGCTGGTCATCCCTATAATCTATATGATTCTTATATAAACCTAAATCTAATAGAAAAACTCGATAAATTAAATATAAGCGTATTAACTGAAAAGAATATAGATGAAAGTCTCATCAATAAACAAATGACACACCTATTTAAAAAACCTTTTTGGACCTTTGCTAGAAAATCATATGGATTTTCAACATTTTGCGCTAAAAACCATCTTGTTGATGGCATTATATACGTTTCGTCCTTTGCCTGTGGTATAGATTCTGTAGTACTCGAATTAATAAAAAAGGAAGTGGAAAACTTTCCTATATTGGTGCTTAAAATTGATGAACAAACTGGGGAAGCTGGCTTTAATACAAGACTTGAAGCTTTCTCTGATATGCTAGAAAGGAGATACAATTTTAATGAAAATAACATTTCCTAATTTAGGTAATACTATTTATGCTGCAAAAGCAGTTTTTGATAATCTAGGAATAGATTATGTTCTTCCTGAGGCTAGCAGTAAAAAATGCCTTGAACTAGGCTCCCTTTATTCCTCAGAAGATATTTGTCTTCCTTTTAAAATAATGCTAGGAGCCTACATAGATTGTATAAAACGAGGTGCCGATACCATACTCTTAACAGGGAGTTGTGGTCCTTGTAGATTTGGCGAATATTGTGAACTTCAAATGAATCTATTAAATAAATTGGGTCATAACATAGATTTTATAGTATTAGATAGGCCTTCTGCCATTGGTAAAACTGAGTTTTCAAACAGATTAAAGAAGATATCTAATGAAAGTCATGTTAGTAATTATAAAAAGTTTAAAACACTATATTTAGCTTATAAAATTATAAATTTGATTGATTATATTGAAAAAAGTGCTCGTTTTAAAGCAGGTTTTGAATTAAAAAAAGGTGAATGTAAAAGAATACTAGAGTCTTGTAAAAAATCAGCCATAAAATGTAATACAGCTGAATCTATGTTTGATATTCTCATTAAGTATAAGCATATGATAAATCATGTTCCTATAGATGTAAATAAAAAACCATTGAAAATATCAATAATAGGTGAAATTTACACAATACTCGAACCGTTTTCCAACTTTTATATTGAAAACAAATTAATGGATTTAGGAATATCAACAACAAAAACTTTAACTCCAAGCTGGTGGTTTAAAGATGCTATTTTATCTTATTTAAAACTAAACTCTCTAAATTTAAAATTTAATTCGAGAAAATATCTTCCTTACTACATAGGCGGACATGGTAGAGAATGTATAGGTGAGGCTGTCATTGCAAGTAATTCAGGCTTTGATGGTGCAGTACAGCTATTTCCTATGGGCTGCATGCCAGAAATTGTATCCAAATCAATATTACCTACAATATCAAAAGATAAAGACTTTCCAATATTGTCATTAATTATAGATGAAATGACAGGTGATACTGGTTATATGACAAGGATTGAAGCATTTATAGATTTACTAGAAAGGAGAAAAGATAGATGTATTATATAGGTGTTGATGTTGGTTCTGTAAGTACCGATATAGTTATGTTAAACGAAAATATGGAGGTTATAGATAGTTTATATTTGCGAACTAAAGGTAGACCAATAAGCGCTATTAAAGAAGGCTTCAAATTTTTAAGCACCAAATATACTGATGATGAAATACTTGGTGTTGGAACCACTGGCAGTGGAAGAGAGATAGCTTCTTATGTTCTCGGTGCAGATGCTGTAAAAAACGAAATAACTGCTCATGCAGTTGCTGCATTAAATATAAATAAAAATGTAAAAACCATAATTGAAATAGGCGGACAGGATTCAAAAATTATAATACTAAAAGATGGAATAGTTACTGATTTTGCTATGAATACCGTTTGCGCTGCTGGAACAGGTTCATTTCTTGATAGGCAAGCAGAACGATTGGATATTCCTATAGAAGACTTTGGTAAATATGCTCTTAAAGCAACTTGTTCTGTACGTATTGCTGGAAGATGCGCAGTTTTTGCAGAATCCGATATGATACATAAACAACAATTAGGCTATAGGGAAGAAGATATAATAAAAGGATTATGTGATGCTCTTGTTAGAAACTATTTAAGTAATGTTGGTAAAGGCAAAGAAATACTTCCAGAAATTTTTTTTCAGGGTGGTGTAGCTTCAAATATAGGAATGAAGACTTCTTTTGAACATTACTTAGGTCTAAAAATTACAATTCCACCACACCATAAGGTTATGGGTGCTATTGGTGCTGCCTTAATAGCTAAAGAAACCTTATTAAAACAAAAAAAGCATACAAATTTCAATGGATTTTCTCTATCTAATACAGATTTTAACTCTCAAAGCTTTGAATGTAAAGGCTGTTCAAATAGGTGCGAGATAGTACAAATTAAAAATAATAATTCCATAATAGGTGCTTTTGGTGATAGGTGTGGTAAATGGAGTAAACGTAATGCTGTATAGAAACTTTAATCACATTTAAAATTAACAAAATAATTAGAAATTATTTTGTTAATTTTAGTTCTATATTGTATAATAACATATATATTATACAATATAGATTCTTTTATAGTACTAAGGGTGGTTGATTTTATGAGAAAAAAAATTGAACAAAGAAAATTTAAAAGAACAGATTACAAATATAACATAGACTCTTATATACTAAATGGAGAACTTCAATATGAACAAGTTGAAATCCTTGATATAAGTGAATCTGGGGCAAGGATTCATGTTCCTAAGCGTCTTAATATTAATGACAAAATCACTTTTAATTTTAAGATGGGTTCTTTAAATGTAACCTGCAATGCAACAATTGTTTGGGGTACTAGTGATTTAACTGATGGATTTATAAACGGTTGTAAATTTGATCTTATTGCTACGGATAAACGTCTATTAAAACTCTTTATAGACTCACTCTATAACAAAAAATTTATTTCTTATTATAAAGACAAACAAACTTATATAGTACCTAATATGTATTGTACATTAAACATTTCAAATACTGATATATATAGAATATTTCAATATTCTACTTACCAATTAGGTACTCTAAAAAAGCTCAATAACAAATATGATTTATGTATTCATAATAACTTAGTTAACAGACTAAATGATTACCTCAATAAAAATTTAGATTTCTTTATAGTAAGCATATATGAATATGCTCAATTTAATAAAATAATCGATTTTTGTGTATTAAGTCTTCAATATAATGAAGAAAACATAGCCGCACTTAGATTACGTGAATTAGATTTATCTGATTTAGAAAATGAAAGTGCAGAAAAATACAGGAGTGATTTTGAAGTATTTTCTGAAGACATAAAATTAGGAATTTTAGATGAAATAGCTAAATCCTTAAGTTCAAAAAACTTAAACGATATAGATACGATTTAGTATTAAAGTATAAAATTCTTGAAATAAGTTGAATTTAGTAATATTATATATATAGAGAAACTAAGTTAA
The Clostridium felsineum DSM 794 DNA segment above includes these coding regions:
- a CDS encoding acyl-CoA dehydratase activase-related protein, which translates into the protein MKITFPNLGNTIYAAKAVFDNLGIDYVLPEASSKKCLELGSLYSSEDICLPFKIMLGAYIDCIKRGADTILLTGSCGPCRFGEYCELQMNLLNKLGHNIDFIVLDRPSAIGKTEFSNRLKKISNESHVSNYKKFKTLYLAYKIINLIDYIEKSARFKAGFELKKGECKRILESCKKSAIKCNTAESMFDILIKYKHMINHVPIDVNKKPLKISIIGEIYTILEPFSNFYIENKLMDLGISTTKTLTPSWWFKDAILSYLKLNSLNLKFNSRKYLPYYIGGHGRECIGEAVIASNSGFDGAVQLFPMGCMPEIVSKSILPTISKDKDFPILSLIIDEMTGDTGYMTRIEAFIDLLERRKDRCII
- a CDS encoding acyl-CoA dehydratase activase; the encoded protein is MYYIGVDVGSVSTDIVMLNENMEVIDSLYLRTKGRPISAIKEGFKFLSTKYTDDEILGVGTTGSGREIASYVLGADAVKNEITAHAVAALNINKNVKTIIEIGGQDSKIIILKDGIVTDFAMNTVCAAGTGSFLDRQAERLDIPIEDFGKYALKATCSVRIAGRCAVFAESDMIHKQQLGYREEDIIKGLCDALVRNYLSNVGKGKEILPEIFFQGGVASNIGMKTSFEHYLGLKITIPPHHKVMGAIGAALIAKETLLKQKKHTNFNGFSLSNTDFNSQSFECKGCSNRCEIVQIKNNNSIIGAFGDRCGKWSKRNAV
- a CDS encoding PilZ domain-containing protein; protein product: MRKKIEQRKFKRTDYKYNIDSYILNGELQYEQVEILDISESGARIHVPKRLNINDKITFNFKMGSLNVTCNATIVWGTSDLTDGFINGCKFDLIATDKRLLKLFIDSLYNKKFISYYKDKQTYIVPNMYCTLNISNTDIYRIFQYSTYQLGTLKKLNNKYDLCIHNNLVNRLNDYLNKNLDFFIVSIYEYAQFNKIIDFCVLSLQYNEENIAALRLRELDLSDLENESAEKYRSDFEVFSEDIKLGILDEIAKSLSSKNLNDIDTI